From one Candidatus Cetobacterium colombiensis genomic stretch:
- a CDS encoding CCA tRNA nucleotidyltransferase codes for MEKIKLTKDIKRILSVLNEHGKGYVVGGYIRDSLLGIEPKDCDFCTNIEYSKLKEIFKEYSPKEIGKSFGIIQIKYNGNNYEIAKLRKDVLFTTERNITEIEFVENIDEDLKRRDFTINAIAYDGEKLICFSPLSLEDIQNKVLRFVGEGIKRIEEDPLRILRGVRIASEKNISILFSTMEEMKEKKSEIKRVSIERIQDEFFRMLKGKNSSKGFELLNSLGIFQEIFPKTFKELDLKELLKKFQQLDTQLSNDLNLKLAIIFFKTKSELEILKLDKKTKKSILNILLYLDDRDYNKYEMKKIISKIGVEDFRRILILKSLNKKSNKEEILLDEILSQKEPIFLKDIFITGKDIIDLGITDGKEIKKYLEETLDLVLKYPKLNKKDYLIKRIEEEKV; via the coding sequence ATGGAAAAAATAAAATTAACAAAAGATATTAAAAGAATATTAAGTGTATTAAATGAACATGGAAAAGGGTACGTTGTAGGTGGATATATAAGAGATTCACTTTTGGGAATTGAACCGAAAGATTGCGATTTTTGCACTAATATAGAATATTCAAAATTGAAAGAAATATTTAAAGAGTATTCACCAAAAGAGATAGGAAAAAGTTTTGGGATAATTCAAATAAAGTATAATGGAAATAATTATGAAATAGCAAAACTAAGAAAAGATGTATTGTTTACAACTGAAAGAAATATAACGGAAATTGAATTTGTAGAAAATATAGATGAAGATTTAAAAAGAAGAGATTTTACAATAAATGCTATTGCTTATGATGGAGAAAAACTAATATGTTTCTCTCCACTATCATTGGAAGATATACAAAATAAGGTTTTGAGATTTGTAGGAGAGGGAATAAAGAGAATAGAGGAAGATCCTCTAAGAATTCTTCGTGGAGTAAGAATTGCATCAGAAAAAAATATTTCAATTTTATTTTCTACAATGGAAGAGATGAAGGAAAAAAAATCAGAGATAAAAAGAGTGTCTATTGAAAGAATTCAAGATGAGTTTTTTCGAATGTTGAAAGGTAAAAATTCAAGTAAAGGATTTGAACTTTTAAATTCTTTAGGAATATTTCAAGAAATATTTCCAAAAACTTTTAAAGAGTTAGATTTAAAAGAACTTTTAAAAAAATTTCAGCAGTTAGATACACAATTAAGTAATGATTTAAATTTAAAATTAGCTATTATATTTTTTAAAACTAAAAGCGAATTAGAAATATTAAAACTAGATAAGAAAACAAAAAAATCCATACTAAATATTTTATTATATTTAGATGATAGAGATTATAATAAATATGAAATGAAAAAAATTATTTCGAAAATAGGAGTTGAGGATTTTAGAAGAATCTTAATCCTAAAAAGTTTAAATAAAAAAAGCAACAAAGAAGAAATTCTTTTAGATGAAATTTTGTCACAAAAGGAACCCATTTTTTTAAAAGATATTTTTATTACAGGTAAGGATATAATAGATTTAGGAATAACTGATGGAAAAGAAATA